The following is a genomic window from Spirosoma foliorum.
CTCCGTCGGTTTTCATCTGCAACACCTAACGGGCGTACTGGATCGGCTCTTCACGTATGCGCGACAGGAAGCCCTTTCGCCCGACCAGTTAGCGTTCTTAGCATCAGAAGGCAAACCGGGCGCAGTACATCTATCTGTTCAGGAATTAGTGAGTTCGTTTGCGGAGCAGGTTGAAAAAGCGATTGGCCAGCTTCGTAGTACCGATGAACAAACCCTAACCGAAGTACGTGGCGTTGGACGGGCGCAGCTACCATCAACCGTGATTGGCTTACTAACACACTCCGCCGAACACACGATGCGGCATGTAGGGCAGCTATCGGTTACGGTGCGTGTGATAACAGTTTAACTCCCTTTTAAGTTATCATTCATCGGCTCTTCAGACTAGGAGTCGAACTTTCATTCAGGAAGTTCACCTAAAAGGTGCGCTTTGTACTAAAACCATTCGTAAGCTCATGAAAAAATCCATTTTGGCTGCTTTCGTAGTAGCCTCTCTTTGTATCAATAGCACGTTTGCTAACACACCTTCGCAAGACAAACCCGTATCAAAAACCACAACGGTGAAGAAAACCACGGCGCCGTCAATGAAGTCTAAAACCACGACGTCAGCGGTGCATAAGAAACATGTTAAGCAATCGTAAGTGAGTTTCTAAAAAGCAAAAGCGGCCCGTTTTTCAACGGGCCGCTTTTGCTTCAAACCTATAAGGTTTTGGAAACCTTATAGGTTTTATATGATTTGATTCTTTACTGCACAGCTAAGACTTTAAACTCTGTCCGGCGATTTTGCTGGTGTTCGTTTTCCGTGCAATTCACCCCATCGACGCAACCGTTCAAAATTTCCGATTCTCCATATCCACGCGCCACTAATCGATTAGCCGGAATCCCTCTTGCTACTAAATAATCCATCGCAGCACGGGCACGACTCTCCGACAGGCGAATATTGTACGCATCGGTAGCACGAGCATCGGTATGCGAGCGCAATTCGATCTGCATTTGTGGATATTCTTTCAGAATTGCCAGTACGTGATCGAGTTCATGTGCCGCATCGGCCCGAATAAAGAACTTGTTCAGGTCGTAGTAAATGTTCTTGAGTTGGAACACGTCGCCTACGCCATATAAACCCAGCGAATCGGTAACAACTTTCGACTTGCGCTTCGTTTTGCCATACTGGGCTCTTTTAGTTGCATACCGGTCTTTCTGAGCCGTAATCGTATAAGGTGCGTTCGGTTTTACATCGAATTCGTAGCCACCATCAGGGCCAGTCGTTACGGTTTGCTCAGATTTGTCTTTCTCGTTCCGCAGCGTAACTTTCACGCCATTGGCAGGCTGCTGGTTCACCTCGGTTTTGATAACTCCCTTCACCAACGTATTCTCCGACTTCTCTAAGTAAATCGACACGTTCATGACTGGTTTTGGTGATTGGGTTAGAGTCGAGAAGCGAACGCTGTTCATGGCATACCCTTCCTTGATCGCCTTGAATTCGTATTCGGTGTTCGAATCCACACACAAATCCGTGCGTCCCTGTACATTCGTTAGTCGCAGGTCCTGATTGACACCATTCCGTAAAATCCGAACGTCGGCGTTTTCGAGTGGGACATTGGTTTTGGCGTCATATACCAGAATGTTCAGCTGCTTACAGGTGCGTCGGAACGAATAGATATCATCGTCGCTTACCCCTTTCTTACGGTTACTACTCACAAAACCTGTCGTGCGGTTTTTATCCGTAATGAAACCAAAGTCATCTTTTTCGGAGTTGATTGGTGCGCCTACATTTTGAACGCCTTTATAGGCGATACCATCTTTTAGTTCGGCCACAAATACATCCAAGCCACCCAGACCTTCATGTCCGTCGGATGAGAAGTACAAGTCATCACCCTCTGTAGCATATGGAAACATTTCGTTACCTTCCGTATTAATTTCCTTACCCATATTTACGGGTGTTCCCCACTGGCCGTTATTAAATTCGACTACGTAAATATCTGTGCCGCCATAACCGCCCGGCATATCTGAAGCAAAGTACATTTTGGTGTTGTCAGCCGAGAATGCAGGGTGACCGACAGAGTATTCACTACTGTTGAATGGCACCTCCTGGATATCAACCCATTTACCATTCTTATTCACGGAAGAGTACAATTTCAATTTTTTTACACCATCCGAGCTTTTACCAGCTTTTCCCTTACTTGTATTGTTTCGGGTAAAGACGATAAAGTTTTGATCCTTCGTGAAGGTCATTGGTCCCTCGTGGTATTTGGTATTGAGCGTACGGCTAAAAATCTCGGCTTTCGACAAGGGTTGTGCATCGGCAGAAGCTTCCGTATTTCCCGCTTTCGCATCGCTACCACCCCCCAAAATAGACGAGTTAACTGAGCGATTCAGATCAGCTCCCGGAACACGAAGCTGGTTTGTGTCAGGATGAAAATAGAGATCCAGGAATGGCGTCTGGTTCCAGTTGAACACCCGTTTTACTACCCCCGACTCATCACGCGCCGACACGAAAACAATTCCACCCTTATAATACATCGGGCTAAAATCGGCCTGACGAGAGTTGATTGGCAGGTTGTACATCCGGTACGAGGATGAATCCTGATAGAACCGGCTCATATCCATATAAGACACCGTAAATCGGCGTCCACGTAGGTCCTGGCCCTGTTTTTCACCATACTGGCTATACATTTTCTGCGACTCCCGGTACTTACCATTAGCCGCCAGCGATTGTGCATAATAGAGGTAAACTTCGCTGTCTAAATCGGTATATGATTTAACCAGTTCGCCATACACACGCTCAGCATTTCGGGTATCCTGCAACTTACGATAGCTATAGCCGAGCTTAATCAGGGCATCGCGAGTTTCGGCGGGATCTTTCTTTTTATCGACCCGTAAAAACTCTTCGTATGCCCGTACTGCGCTTACATAGCTAAGATTATCAAATTGCTTATTAGCCGCTCGTAGCCGTGCACTTTGTGCCTGGGCATTCAGACTCCAGAAGGCTAGTCCTGTTAGTAGTAGGACTCGTACAATTCGGTTCATGGTATTAGTGAGTTAGTCTCGCCGGAAACATATCAAATAGGATGCCAATTTTATAAAATCATGCTTAAGATCAGTTCTAAAAGGACATGAAACGCGTTTTATCACACTAAAATACAATTTCTCGAATAGCTACTCAAGCTAGGAATCAGCTTTTGAATTCAACAAAAATCGACCTATTCGTTTAGTTTCTGCCTGCACCCGAAACCGATGGTCGATGCGGTAACCGATGACCCACGCAATCTGATCGCCGGAAAGCAGTACCGCCGTTTGTTCTCGCTCAGTACGACTCAATTTCAGATCGTTTAATAAATCACTGACTAGTTTATGCCCATTTAACCCAAGCGGTCGAAAACGGTCACCCTGTCGCCAGGGGCGAATGGTCAGCGGGAGTTGTAATTTATCCGCATCCAGGCAAGCGATGGCGGAATCGGCAGGTGGGCGAAAGTCGGCTGACTTTTCAATTTCGTCGATGGTCAGCGAAAACGCCCCACCTACTTCTACCAGACCGCTCGCCAGGGTGGTTAACGTAATTTCGGGATATAGCTGCGATGGCAACGGTTCGAGCAATAATCCTTCTCGTTCGTGGCTAATCCGATGTGTTGTTGAGCTAAACACTTGCCCGATGGGTCGATTTAAAGCGTTTGCGATCTGATTTGCTTGGTCATCTGTAAAGCCAAATGGTTTCAGCCAATTTGCCAGTCGAAAATCAAGTTCCGGCAACGCCTTTAACTTAGTTGTTGGCAAACTAATCTGCTGTCCCTTCACTTCGGCTGTTTGCTGCCAGGATCGCTCAAGCTCAGCCTGCATTACTGTTTCGGCAGCTCTCAAACGCTCAATAGTACGGGGCAACGTTTGCCATAAACCGGGGTTCAGACTCGTCAATACAGGGACAACATGATGCCGAATCCGATTGCGTGCGTACTTATCGTCGCTATTCGAACTATCTTCTCGATAAAGCAGCTCTCGTTCATCTGCGTAAGCAACTAACTGAGGGCGAGTTGCAAATAGCAATGGCCGAACAATGCCATTCTGATTGCTGGCGATACCATGCAGGCCAGCTAATCCCGTACCTCGTGTCAGATTAAGCAGCAGGGTTTCCAGGGTATCATTCAGATGATGGGCTGTGGCCAGACAAGCATATTTATA
Proteins encoded in this region:
- a CDS encoding DinB family protein, which produces MQPPIETREVWLRGPLSNIPPLVQPIAHALMQAREEVSALMHDFPEHLLWERPANVASVGFHLQHLTGVLDRLFTYARQEALSPDQLAFLASEGKPGAVHLSVQELVSSFAEQVEKAIGQLRSTDEQTLTEVRGVGRAQLPSTVIGLLTHSAEHTMRHVGQLSVTVRVITV
- a CDS encoding OmpA family protein yields the protein MNRIVRVLLLTGLAFWSLNAQAQSARLRAANKQFDNLSYVSAVRAYEEFLRVDKKKDPAETRDALIKLGYSYRKLQDTRNAERVYGELVKSYTDLDSEVYLYYAQSLAANGKYRESQKMYSQYGEKQGQDLRGRRFTVSYMDMSRFYQDSSSYRMYNLPINSRQADFSPMYYKGGIVFVSARDESGVVKRVFNWNQTPFLDLYFHPDTNQLRVPGADLNRSVNSSILGGGSDAKAGNTEASADAQPLSKAEIFSRTLNTKYHEGPMTFTKDQNFIVFTRNNTSKGKAGKSSDGVKKLKLYSSVNKNGKWVDIQEVPFNSSEYSVGHPAFSADNTKMYFASDMPGGYGGTDIYVVEFNNGQWGTPVNMGKEINTEGNEMFPYATEGDDLYFSSDGHEGLGGLDVFVAELKDGIAYKGVQNVGAPINSEKDDFGFITDKNRTTGFVSSNRKKGVSDDDIYSFRRTCKQLNILVYDAKTNVPLENADVRILRNGVNQDLRLTNVQGRTDLCVDSNTEYEFKAIKEGYAMNSVRFSTLTQSPKPVMNVSIYLEKSENTLVKGVIKTEVNQQPANGVKVTLRNEKDKSEQTVTTGPDGGYEFDVKPNAPYTITAQKDRYATKRAQYGKTKRKSKVVTDSLGLYGVGDVFQLKNIYYDLNKFFIRADAAHELDHVLAILKEYPQMQIELRSHTDARATDAYNIRLSESRARAAMDYLVARGIPANRLVARGYGESEILNGCVDGVNCTENEHQQNRRTEFKVLAVQ
- the tilS gene encoding tRNA lysidine(34) synthetase TilS, with the protein product MLEQRFLAFINDNQLFGSNDRVLLAISGGIDSMVMAELFHRINQPVAIAHVNFGLRGAESEADALFVQNKAEQYGVPFHGTRFDTKAVAAERGVSIQMVARELRYTWFAQLLDEYKYACLATAHHLNDTLETLLLNLTRGTGLAGLHGIASNQNGIVRPLLFATRPQLVAYADERELLYREDSSNSDDKYARNRIRHHVVPVLTSLNPGLWQTLPRTIERLRAAETVMQAELERSWQQTAEVKGQQISLPTTKLKALPELDFRLANWLKPFGFTDDQANQIANALNRPIGQVFSSTTHRISHEREGLLLEPLPSQLYPEITLTTLASGLVEVGGAFSLTIDEIEKSADFRPPADSAIACLDADKLQLPLTIRPWRQGDRFRPLGLNGHKLVSDLLNDLKLSRTEREQTAVLLSGDQIAWVIGYRIDHRFRVQAETKRIGRFLLNSKADS